Within the Catalinimonas niigatensis genome, the region AACTTTGACTCCGATATGCAGGTGAGGGGAATCGCTAAATTAACTTTTGAAAAAATATAAGCAATGCTTAGGAAGTATAGTAATAGTAGAACGCTGAAAGATAATTTGAGACTGGGGGTACTGACTGCCTATGCTGCCGGCATGGTTAATATTGCTTCACTCATGATATTTTTTGCTTTTGCCTCTAATGTAACAGGGCATTATGCGATTTTAGCAGCGGAAATCGCAAGAGGCAATTGGTACCAGGTTGCCATTGTATTCGGATGGATATTTCTTTTCTTTTTAGGAAGTTTTACATCCAATTTGGTAGTCATTCATTTTAACCATCGCAATACCTATCTGGCTCACGCTTTTCCGTTAGTACTGGAAATTCTTTGTCTGTTAACGGTTGGTATTTACGGTGAATACTTTTATGAAGAAACCCTAACTGAATCAGAGTTTTTAGTAGCACTAATGCTATACGCTATGGGTTTACAAAATGGACTTACCGCAAGTATCTCCAATTCTAAAGTAAAGACGACCCACCTTACTGGTGCAACTACTGATTTGGGGATATTGTATTCTATGTTTACCAAACGAGAATTTCGTGAAAATCCTGAAATAAGAGCTAAGGCACTTTTAACCACTTCTATCGCAGTGGCATACCTAAGTGGCGGGATCAGCGCGGGTTTTGTGTACCTGCAAATCGGTTTTAAGATGTTTTATATCGTATGCTTTTTCCTGATCATCGTTATTTTTTATGATTTCTACAAACTCAGACTGGTACGTTATCTTAATCTGAGTAAGGTTAAATTGACAAATAATCATCAATCTTTTAATACAAGAAGCAAACAAAAGAAAGAGGTAAAAGCACCCGTCTCTTAAGATTGAGCGTGCTACTTCTTTGGTTAAAGTCTGGTTGTAGAGCGATTTTTTTAATTTACCAATGTTGTTATTTTTTCCAGGTGCTGGTTGAAACCCTGAAGGACTTCGGCCAGCACTTCTATTTGCTGATCTACTTTGTCCCATTCTCGCTGCTCTATGGCTTCTCTTACTGCCGGTAAAGTTTTGACACCATAACCGGTATAAAAACCAGGAGCGTAGATCTGGTGGCGAAACCAATCTCTTCCGGGTAAGCCGGCTTCTCTGGTTAGCTTTCTTTCACTGGTATACATTAGTTCGTTAAGCTGTTTTAACGATCCTTCATCTATGTCTGATGGGTCAATATCTTTGAGGTCCATGCTCAGCTTTTCTAATTTTTCCAGTTCGTTCAACAAAGGAGCAAAGTTAAAGTGTGTGACTTCTTCTTTGGGTTTCGGCTCCACAAAAGTCTTTTTGGGATCGGCGGCAGCGGCGTAAATTCCCTCGGCAATCATTTTGTTTTCCTCAGCGGTTTCTTCCCGCATATCATCGGCCAGCTTCATGACTTCCTTAGCGTAGCCCTCTACCGTTTTGTAAAATCTGCTGAAGTCAAAAGGAAGTACATCCGCATTGGCCAGGCGAAGCGAAGTTCTCCCGGCTACTTTTACGAGGGCTATACCGTAGGCAAAGTCCGGATCTTTGAAGCGGGTGTAGTGATCATAAGAATCGTAGATGGAATGGTACTCACCTCCGGCGTTTTCACCACCAAAACCTATGTTGAGCGAAGCAATTCCGGCATGCTGGATGAAGGGCGAATAGTCTGATCCTGAACCCAGTGCAGACATGACTATGCCATTGTTTTCCTCTTTGCCCTGCGTCATGAGGCGGGCATTTCTTCGGCCCGCTACTGTAAGTTCTGTTTGCGGATCATCCACATCTTTGGCAATTTCTCCAAAGAATTTTTCTAATGTGTGTGAACCTCCTACACCCAGAAAGCCTCTGCCATTGGAATCAGAGTTAATATAAGCTACTGCTTTTTCCTTCAGCTCAGCCAGATGATCTTCTACCCACTCGGTAGAGCCTAATAAGCCCGGCTCTTCGGCATCCCAGCCGCAGTAGATTAACGTTCTTTTCGGCTTCCAGCCAGTCTTAACCAGTTCGCCAACTGCACGGGCTTCTTCCATCACTGCTACCATACCGCTGATAGGATCATTGGCGCCATTGACCCAGGCATCGTGATGGTTGCCGCGTATGATCCATTCATCAGGATATTCACTGCCTTTCATTCGGGCAATGACATTATATGCCGGTTGTAGCTGCCAGTCAAACTCCAACTTGAGATGGACTGTTGCCGGTCCGGGGCCTATATGATAAGTGATGGGCAAAGCGCCTTTCCACTCTTCAGGAGCTACCTGGCCTCCCAGTGCCTTCAGAAAGGGCTGCGCATCGCTGTAGGAGATAGGAAGTACAGGGATGCTCATGAGGGTAGGAGCTTCGCTGCGCTCCAGTCTGTCTGCGTCTTTGGTAGCCGCATAGCCGGGAGTGAGCGGATCACCAGGGTAGAGAGGCATGTCCAGCACAGAACCCCTTTGTACTCCGTGCTCATTCTTGAAAGGACCTTTCGGGTATACATCACCCCGAAAAAAGCCATCGTCTTTGGGAT harbors:
- a CDS encoding YoaK family protein, whose product is MLRKYSNSRTLKDNLRLGVLTAYAAGMVNIASLMIFFAFASNVTGHYAILAAEIARGNWYQVAIVFGWIFLFFLGSFTSNLVVIHFNHRNTYLAHAFPLVLEILCLLTVGIYGEYFYEETLTESEFLVALMLYAMGLQNGLTASISNSKVKTTHLTGATTDLGILYSMFTKREFRENPEIRAKALLTTSIAVAYLSGGISAGFVYLQIGFKMFYIVCFFLIIVIFYDFYKLRLVRYLNLSKVKLTNNHQSFNTRSKQKKEVKAPVS
- a CDS encoding M28 family metallopeptidase — protein: MNKIILLWIAFLLSASTLLAQDQPMMGFTKESAEKEYALEEKFDSYLNARNLDDWMKRLAARPHHVGSAYGKENAEFMVAKFKEWGFDAELAEYQVLFPTPRVRLLELTSPSRFKAKLEEPALKEDATSGQKKEQLPTYNSYSADGDVTAELVFVNYGTPEDYEMLEKLGIDVEGKIVIAKYGGSWRGIKPKLAAEKGAIGCIIYSDPKDDGFFRGDVYPKGPFKNEHGVQRGSVLDMPLYPGDPLTPGYAATKDADRLERSEAPTLMSIPVLPISYSDAQPFLKALGGQVAPEEWKGALPITYHIGPGPATVHLKLEFDWQLQPAYNVIARMKGSEYPDEWIIRGNHHDAWVNGANDPISGMVAVMEEARAVGELVKTGWKPKRTLIYCGWDAEEPGLLGSTEWVEDHLAELKEKAVAYINSDSNGRGFLGVGGSHTLEKFFGEIAKDVDDPQTELTVAGRRNARLMTQGKEENNGIVMSALGSGSDYSPFIQHAGIASLNIGFGGENAGGEYHSIYDSYDHYTRFKDPDFAYGIALVKVAGRTSLRLANADVLPFDFSRFYKTVEGYAKEVMKLADDMREETAEENKMIAEGIYAAAADPKKTFVEPKPKEEVTHFNFAPLLNELEKLEKLSMDLKDIDPSDIDEGSLKQLNELMYTSERKLTREAGLPGRDWFRHQIYAPGFYTGYGVKTLPAVREAIEQREWDKVDQQIEVLAEVLQGFNQHLEKITTLVN